From a region of the Mus pahari chromosome 12, PAHARI_EIJ_v1.1, whole genome shotgun sequence genome:
- the LOC110329944 gene encoding AP-3 complex subunit sigma-1-like isoform X1 — MIKAILIFNNHGKPRLSKFYQPYSEDTQHNHQGDFLDENVCNFLEGRLLIGGSDNKLIYRHYATLYFVFCVDSSESELVILDLIQVFVETLDKCFENVCELDLIFHVDTVHNILAEMVMGGMVLETNMNEIVTQIDAQNKLEKSEAGLAGAPARPVSAVKNMNLPEIPRNINIGDISIKVPNLPSFK, encoded by the coding sequence ATgatcaaggccatcctcatcttCAACAACCATGGGAAGCCGCGGCTCTCCAAGTTTTACCAGCCCTACAGTGAAGATACACAACACAATCATCAGGGAGACTTTCTAGATGAGAATGTTTGTAATTTCCTAGAAGGAAGATTATTAATCGGAGGATCTGACAACAAGCTCATTTACAGACATTATGCAACactttattttgtcttctgtgtgGACTCCTCAGAAAGTGAACTTGTCATTTTAGATCTAATTCAAGTATTTGTGGAAACATTAgacaaatgttttgaaaatgtttgtgaACTGGATTTAATATTCCATGTAGACACGGTTCATAATATTCTTGCAGAAATGGTGATGGGGGGAATGGTATTGGAGACAAACATGAATGAGATTGTCACACAAATTGATGCACAAAATAAACTGGAGAAATCTGAGGCTGGCTTAGCAGGAGCTCCAGCCCGTCCTGTATCAGCTGTAAAGAATATGAATCTTCCTGAGATCCCAAGAAATATTAACATTGGTGACATCAGTATAAAAGTGCCAAACCTGCCCTcttttaagtaa
- the LOC110329944 gene encoding AP-3 complex subunit sigma-1-like isoform X2: protein MIKAILIFNNHGKPRLSKFYQPYSEDTQHNHQGDFLDENVCNFLEGRLLIGGSDNKLIYRHYATLYFVFCVDSSESELVILDLIQAGLAGAPARPVSAVKNMNLPEIPRNINIGDISIKVPNLPSFK from the exons ATgatcaaggccatcctcatcttCAACAACCATGGGAAGCCGCGGCTCTCCAAGTTTTACCAGCCCTACAGTGAAGATACACAACACAATCATCAGGGAGACTTTCTAGATGAGAATGTTTGTAATTTCCTAGAAGGAAGATTATTAATCGGAGGATCTGACAACAAGCTCATTTACAGACATTATGCAACactttattttgtcttctgtgtgGACTCCTCAGAAAGTGAACTTGTCATTTTAGATCTAATTCAA GCTGGCTTAGCAGGAGCTCCAGCCCGTCCTGTATCAGCTGTAAAGAATATGAATCTTCCTGAGATCCCAAGAAATATTAACATTGGTGACATCAGTATAAAAGTGCCAAACCTGCCCTcttttaagtaa